A genomic segment from Halorussus sp. MSC15.2 encodes:
- a CDS encoding lipoate--protein ligase family protein — MRVLRGRAADRDADREVVARLLEQVAEDGEPAVRAWRPHRQLAFGRRDSRADGYEAATEAADSHDFPPVERSVGGRAVAYTGNTVAFAKVLPLEDMRVGMDERYERVTRAVQRALWHLGVPASRGEPEASFCPGDYSLQRDGKLVGVAQRVRKNAALVSGVVVACDREEIADVLDPVYTALGMPFDPESVGSVADAGGNGDPDEVARTVEELLVGDAETEVVSVPDVADAGTAD; from the coding sequence ATGCGCGTACTCCGCGGCCGGGCGGCCGACCGGGACGCCGACCGCGAAGTCGTCGCCCGACTGCTCGAACAGGTGGCCGAGGACGGTGAACCGGCGGTCCGGGCGTGGCGGCCCCACCGTCAACTCGCGTTCGGCCGACGCGACTCCCGGGCCGACGGCTACGAGGCGGCCACGGAGGCGGCCGACTCCCACGACTTCCCCCCGGTCGAGCGGTCCGTCGGCGGCCGAGCGGTCGCCTACACCGGAAACACCGTCGCGTTCGCGAAGGTCCTCCCCTTGGAGGACATGCGCGTCGGGATGGACGAACGCTACGAGCGAGTGACGCGGGCGGTCCAGCGCGCGCTCTGGCATCTCGGCGTCCCGGCGTCCCGCGGCGAACCCGAAGCGAGTTTCTGTCCGGGCGACTACTCGCTCCAGCGCGACGGGAAACTCGTCGGCGTGGCCCAGCGCGTCCGGAAGAACGCCGCGCTGGTCTCCGGCGTCGTCGTCGCGTGCGACCGCGAGGAAATCGCCGACGTCCTCGACCCGGTGTACACCGCACTCGGCATGCCCTTCGACCCGGAGTCGGTCGGAAGCGTCGCCGACGCGGGCGGCAACGGCGACCCCGACGAAGTGGCTCGGACCGTCGAGGAACTGCTGGTCGGCGACGCCGAGACCGAAGTCGTGTCGGTTCCTGACGTCGCAGACGCCGGAACTGCCGACTGA
- a CDS encoding nicotinate phosphoribosyltransferase, whose translation MSGGFDVVSESAIRDGTATDAYFLRTEETLEAADRNPRVVAEVTQDQFPTGEFDLLAGVKDAANLLEGLPVDVDAVREGRLFDGGPVMRIEGDYLDFARYETSLLGLLSHQSGIATAALETRRAAPDSSVLSFGARHVHPSLAAVVERGALVAGLDGFSHVAAGEVLGREASGTMPHALVIAFGDQETAWEAFDESVDPDVPRIAICDTYSDEKDESIRAAEALGEALDGVRLDTTSSRRGDFRHIVREVRWELDARGHEDVDIFVSGGLGPENLRTLRDVADGFGVGGHVSNADPLDFALDIVKLDGELVAKRGKLSGTKQVFRTPDGGHHVGLADRADPEDGEPLLEPLIRDGELVREFDVDEAAERAREDAELVGFRE comes from the coding sequence ATGAGCGGTGGATTCGACGTTGTCTCGGAGTCGGCCATCCGTGACGGGACGGCGACCGACGCCTACTTCCTGCGGACCGAGGAGACGCTGGAGGCCGCAGACCGGAACCCTCGCGTCGTGGCGGAAGTGACGCAGGACCAGTTCCCGACCGGCGAGTTCGACCTGCTGGCGGGCGTGAAAGACGCCGCCAACCTGCTCGAAGGACTCCCCGTGGACGTGGACGCCGTGCGCGAGGGCCGGTTGTTCGACGGCGGTCCGGTGATGCGCATCGAAGGCGACTACCTCGACTTCGCGCGGTACGAGACCTCGCTGCTGGGACTGCTCTCCCACCAGAGCGGAATTGCCACCGCGGCGCTGGAGACCCGCCGGGCCGCCCCGGACTCGTCGGTGCTGAGTTTCGGCGCGCGCCACGTCCACCCCTCGCTCGCGGCCGTCGTGGAGCGAGGCGCGCTCGTCGCCGGACTCGACGGTTTCTCGCACGTCGCGGCGGGCGAAGTACTCGGCAGAGAGGCCAGCGGGACGATGCCCCACGCGCTGGTCATCGCCTTCGGCGACCAAGAGACCGCGTGGGAGGCGTTCGACGAGTCGGTGGACCCCGACGTCCCCCGCATCGCCATCTGCGACACCTACTCCGACGAGAAAGACGAGAGCATCCGGGCGGCCGAGGCGCTGGGCGAGGCCCTCGACGGGGTGCGCCTCGACACGACGAGTTCCCGACGCGGCGACTTCCGACACATCGTCCGAGAGGTCCGGTGGGAACTCGACGCCCGCGGCCACGAGGACGTGGACATCTTCGTCAGTGGCGGACTCGGTCCCGAGAACCTCCGGACGCTCCGGGACGTCGCCGACGGGTTCGGCGTCGGCGGCCACGTCAGCAACGCCGACCCGCTGGACTTCGCGCTCGACATCGTGAAACTCGACGGCGAACTCGTCGCCAAGCGGGGCAAACTCTCCGGGACCAAGCAGGTGTTCCGGACGCCCGACGGCGGCCACCACGTGGGACTCGCGGACCGCGCCGACCCCGAAGACGGCGAACCGCTGCTGGAACCGCTGATTCGGGACGGCGAACTCGTCCGGGAGTTCGACGTGGACGAGGCCGCCGAGCGCGCGCGGGAGGACGCCGAACTGGTCGGGTTCCGAGAGTAA
- a CDS encoding histone deacetylase, producing MNFGYSETCLAHDTGERHPENPDRLRAIQEGLARKHSVEYVNADSATRDGVEAVHDSDYVAEFREFCESGGGNWDPDTVAVEATWEAALKSAGLACWSAEKALDGDDGRDTPFALGRPPGHHAVEDDAMGFCFFNNVAVAARHVIDADDTDADSVAIFDWDVHHGNGTQDIFYEAGDVFYASFHEEGLYPGTGEIEETGEGEGAGTTLNVPLPAGAGDPEYRDAFDELVAPALRDFGPDLLLVSAGFDAHRHDPISRMRVSTDGYGMLTDRVRDAAAETDAALGFVLEGGYGLDTLAESVAEVHEIFDGKRPLTSDDDANDDVRERIEEIRNSHPAFDE from the coding sequence ATGAACTTCGGCTACAGCGAAACATGTCTCGCTCACGACACCGGCGAGCGCCACCCCGAAAATCCGGACCGACTCCGGGCCATCCAAGAGGGGCTGGCGCGCAAGCACAGCGTCGAGTACGTAAACGCCGATAGCGCCACGCGGGACGGCGTCGAGGCGGTCCACGACTCGGACTACGTCGCCGAGTTTCGGGAGTTCTGCGAGTCGGGCGGCGGAAACTGGGACCCCGACACCGTGGCGGTCGAGGCGACGTGGGAGGCCGCGCTCAAGTCGGCCGGACTGGCCTGTTGGTCCGCGGAGAAAGCCCTCGACGGCGACGACGGCCGGGACACGCCCTTCGCGCTCGGGCGGCCGCCGGGCCACCACGCGGTCGAAGACGACGCGATGGGGTTCTGTTTCTTCAACAACGTCGCCGTCGCCGCCCGCCACGTCATCGATGCCGACGACACCGACGCGGACAGCGTCGCCATCTTCGACTGGGACGTCCACCACGGAAACGGCACGCAGGACATCTTCTACGAGGCAGGCGACGTATTCTACGCCTCGTTCCACGAGGAGGGTCTGTACCCGGGGACGGGCGAAATCGAGGAGACCGGCGAGGGTGAAGGGGCGGGCACGACGCTCAACGTTCCGCTACCCGCGGGCGCGGGCGACCCCGAGTACCGCGACGCCTTCGACGAACTGGTCGCCCCGGCGCTGCGCGACTTCGGCCCGGACCTCCTGCTGGTGAGCGCGGGGTTCGACGCCCACCGCCACGACCCCATCTCCCGGATGCGGGTCTCGACGGACGGGTACGGGATGCTCACCGACCGCGTCCGCGACGCGGCCGCGGAGACCGACGCCGCCCTCGGGTTCGTCCTCGAAGGTGGCTACGGACTCGATACGCTGGCCGAGAGCGTGGCCGAAGTCCACGAGATTTTCGACGGGAAGCGCCCGCTGACGTCCGACGACGATGCCAACGACGACGTGCGCGAACGAATCGAAGAAATTCGGAATTCGCATCCGGCGTTCGACGAATAG
- a CDS encoding TIGR00296 family protein yields MAQAQAVTLSYEDGTRAVELARESVESYVINGQREQPGSMREAFYARTGVFVRLSSTRGRGRLRGCDGAYEGTDQLGHLIVDSAISAASDTSCGSEVEEAELPNLKISVCVVRDTQFSEDPVEDIELGTHGVAIEGRGEQAWMYPTLPIENEWSVFEYLDRTCRKAGLPKGAWEDDDVMVTLFDGQVFSEREPEGTVEEL; encoded by the coding sequence ATGGCACAGGCTCAGGCAGTGACTCTCTCCTACGAGGATGGTACGCGGGCCGTAGAACTCGCACGCGAATCCGTCGAATCCTACGTTATCAACGGGCAACGCGAACAGCCCGGTAGCATGCGAGAAGCGTTCTACGCTCGAACCGGAGTGTTCGTCCGTCTCTCCTCGACCCGGGGGCGCGGCCGTCTCCGAGGATGCGACGGTGCGTACGAAGGCACCGACCAACTCGGTCACCTCATCGTGGACTCGGCCATCAGCGCCGCGAGCGATACCTCGTGCGGTTCCGAAGTGGAGGAAGCCGAACTTCCCAACCTGAAAATCTCGGTCTGCGTCGTCCGTGATACTCAGTTCTCGGAGGACCCGGTGGAGGACATCGAACTCGGCACGCACGGCGTCGCAATCGAAGGTCGGGGCGAGCAGGCGTGGATGTACCCGACGCTCCCCATCGAGAACGAGTGGAGCGTCTTCGAGTACCTCGACCGGACCTGCCGGAAAGCCGGACTCCCGAAGGGCGCGTGGGAGGACGACGACGTGATGGTGACGCTGTTCGACGGGCAGGTCTTCAGCGAGCGCGAACCCGAAGGAACCGTCGAAGAACTGTAG
- a CDS encoding Hvo_1808 family surface protein, producing MRTTIAIAVALMLVVAGCSQAPGAGTTTDTTDDVTGATTQPGSGTDGSSGQQVVKPDDPDSDVLGWEAGYWYNETIDVNPDDGLNATELNETVARSMARVEQVRELEFEAQVPVDIVTREEFRSRQSNGSTPDDRRLLDNVKYESLFMVNESTDSLAVQNSNSGSSVGGFYSPGEEKIVVISENATTPKLDEITLSQELFHALQDQKFNLSGFNQSTRELHNAKDGIIEGDGNYVDHLYSQRCKNEWNGDCLTPESSGGSGSGLANIGPYLIKYQPYSDGPPFVRGVHRRGGWEAVNDLYENPPESTEQVIHPDKYGTDAPAEFTVENRASNGWERLKVQNRPNYGSVGEAGIFAMFVYPYYASQGQTQVVPATQFFNMKKGSDQIREFDPLNYNSTYSTGWDGDKLAVYTNDDAAVNETGYVWKSVWDSEQDAKEFVEGYRKVLKYNDATKVDGRANTWRIEGNEFADAFYVQQRGDTVVVVNAPSVSDLSDVRRGAAPTQ from the coding sequence ATGCGTACGACTATCGCAATCGCGGTCGCTCTGATGCTCGTCGTCGCGGGCTGTTCGCAGGCCCCCGGCGCGGGAACGACGACCGATACGACCGACGACGTGACGGGAGCGACGACCCAACCCGGTTCTGGGACCGACGGTTCATCGGGCCAACAGGTCGTCAAGCCCGACGACCCCGACTCCGACGTGCTGGGGTGGGAGGCGGGCTACTGGTACAACGAGACCATCGACGTGAACCCCGACGACGGGTTGAACGCGACCGAACTCAACGAGACGGTCGCCCGCTCGATGGCCCGCGTCGAACAGGTCCGCGAACTCGAATTCGAAGCGCAGGTCCCCGTGGACATCGTGACCCGCGAGGAGTTCCGGTCGCGCCAGTCCAACGGTTCGACGCCCGACGACCGGCGACTGCTCGACAACGTGAAGTACGAGTCGCTGTTCATGGTCAACGAATCGACCGACTCCCTCGCGGTCCAGAACAGCAACTCCGGGTCGTCGGTCGGCGGGTTCTACAGTCCGGGCGAGGAGAAAATCGTCGTCATCTCCGAGAACGCGACGACGCCCAAACTCGACGAGATTACCCTCTCGCAGGAACTGTTCCACGCGCTTCAGGACCAGAAGTTCAACCTCTCTGGGTTCAACCAGTCCACGCGCGAACTCCACAACGCGAAGGACGGCATCATCGAGGGCGACGGGAACTACGTGGACCACCTCTACTCGCAGCGTTGCAAGAACGAGTGGAACGGCGACTGCCTGACCCCCGAATCGTCCGGCGGGTCGGGGAGCGGTCTCGCCAACATCGGACCGTACCTCATCAAGTACCAACCCTACAGCGACGGCCCGCCGTTCGTTCGCGGCGTCCACAGACGGGGTGGCTGGGAGGCGGTCAACGACCTCTACGAGAACCCGCCGGAGAGCACCGAGCAGGTCATCCATCCCGACAAGTACGGCACGGACGCCCCCGCGGAGTTCACCGTCGAGAACCGGGCCAGTAACGGTTGGGAGCGGTTGAAAGTGCAGAACCGACCCAACTACGGTAGCGTCGGCGAGGCCGGTATCTTCGCGATGTTCGTGTACCCCTACTACGCGAGTCAGGGCCAGACGCAGGTCGTCCCGGCCACGCAGTTCTTCAACATGAAGAAGGGCAGCGACCAAATCCGGGAGTTCGACCCGCTGAACTACAACAGCACCTACTCGACCGGGTGGGACGGCGACAAACTCGCCGTCTACACCAACGACGACGCGGCGGTCAACGAGACCGGGTACGTCTGGAAGTCCGTCTGGGACTCCGAGCAGGACGCCAAGGAGTTCGTGGAAGGCTACCGTAAGGTGCTGAAGTACAACGACGCGACGAAAGTGGACGGTCGCGCGAACACGTGGCGCATCGAGGGCAACGAGTTCGCCGACGCCTTCTACGTCCAGCAGCGTGGCGACACGGTCGTCGTCGTGAACGCGCCGTCGGTCTCTGACCTCTCGGACGTTCGGCGGGGCGCGGCCCCGACGCAGTAA
- a CDS encoding heavy metal translocating P-type ATPase, protein MTTDERERTVRLSVPEMDCPSCAGKVTGSVERLDGVDDIDAAPTTGTLTVTYDGESTDSAAVRERVEAAGYAVEGENGTDRELRLSVPEMDCPSCAGKVGNALDGVAGVEYETRPATGEVIVTGDADRERIVAAVEAAGYEVEGATSDGGGPDVAESAEVWTSPRALKTWTGGVLMLAGLVLEFLLTSADALLFSAVGREFHVSSVLLLLAAGVAGQEILRNGYYSAKNLSLDIDLLMGAGVLAAAAVGLYFEAATLAVLYSVAELLERFSMDRARNSVRELMDLSPDTATVKRADASGDGVREETVPVEEVAVGETVVVRPGEKIPVDGDVVEGTSAVNQAPITGESVPVDKSPGDEVYAGTVNEEGYLEVEATAEADETTLSQVIELVGDAQRDRTDREQFIETFASYYTPVIVVAALLTAFGPPLLLGGAFREWFVRGLTLLVVACPCAFVISTPVSVVSGVTSAARNGVLVKGGPHLESMGAVEAVAFDKTGTLTEGNLAVTDAVPLDGTDESELLRCAHDLERRSEHPIAEAIVAYAHETGDPHDEAGEDRPIENFESLTGKGVRADLGGVTHYAGKPALFEELGFDLGHVHLSTDGGERTTGSRASSDRRSDGGEVVAEAAAESKCDDREDCLDLLADVVPRFQREGKTVVLVGTEDELEGVLAIADEVRPAARETVARLQEFGIECVMLTGDNEGTARAVAEEVGVDEFRAELLPAQKVEAVEELTETHGTVAMVGDGVNDAPALAAATVGVAMGAAGTDTAIETADIALLGDDLRKVPYLYRLSRTANRVIRQNIWASLAVKAVLAVGAPLGLVSVAVAIVVGDMGMSLGVTGNAMRLAWVEPEE, encoded by the coding sequence ATGACGACAGACGAACGCGAACGGACGGTCCGGTTATCTGTCCCCGAGATGGACTGTCCGTCCTGCGCCGGGAAGGTGACCGGCAGCGTCGAGCGACTCGACGGCGTAGACGACATCGACGCAGCACCGACGACCGGCACACTCACGGTCACGTACGACGGCGAATCGACCGACTCCGCGGCCGTCCGCGAGCGCGTGGAGGCCGCCGGGTACGCGGTCGAAGGTGAGAACGGAACCGACCGAGAGCTTCGACTATCGGTGCCCGAGATGGACTGCCCCTCCTGCGCGGGCAAGGTCGGGAACGCCCTCGACGGCGTGGCGGGCGTCGAGTACGAGACCCGACCCGCGACCGGCGAAGTCATCGTGACCGGCGACGCCGACCGCGAGCGAATCGTCGCGGCGGTCGAGGCCGCGGGCTACGAGGTCGAAGGCGCGACGAGCGACGGCGGCGGGCCGGACGTGGCCGAATCGGCCGAAGTCTGGACGAGTCCGCGCGCGCTCAAGACGTGGACCGGCGGCGTCCTCATGCTCGCGGGACTGGTCCTCGAATTCCTGCTGACCAGCGCCGACGCGCTGCTGTTCTCCGCGGTGGGCCGTGAGTTCCACGTCTCCTCGGTGCTGCTCCTGCTCGCGGCCGGGGTCGCGGGACAGGAGATTCTCAGGAACGGCTACTACTCCGCGAAGAACCTGAGTCTCGACATCGACCTGCTGATGGGCGCCGGCGTCCTCGCCGCGGCGGCGGTCGGTCTCTACTTCGAGGCCGCGACGCTGGCCGTGCTCTACAGCGTGGCCGAACTCCTCGAACGCTTCTCGATGGACCGCGCGCGGAACTCCGTCCGAGAACTGATGGACCTCTCGCCCGACACCGCGACCGTCAAGCGCGCCGACGCGAGCGGCGACGGCGTCCGAGAGGAGACCGTCCCCGTCGAGGAGGTCGCGGTCGGCGAGACGGTCGTCGTCCGCCCCGGCGAGAAGATACCCGTGGACGGCGACGTGGTGGAGGGGACGAGCGCCGTGAATCAGGCCCCCATCACGGGCGAGAGCGTCCCCGTGGACAAGTCGCCCGGCGACGAGGTGTACGCCGGGACGGTTAACGAGGAGGGGTACCTCGAAGTCGAGGCGACCGCGGAGGCCGACGAGACCACCCTCTCGCAGGTTATCGAGTTGGTCGGCGACGCCCAGCGCGACCGGACCGACCGCGAGCAGTTCATCGAGACGTTCGCGTCCTACTACACTCCCGTCATCGTCGTCGCGGCCCTGCTGACCGCCTTCGGGCCGCCGCTCCTGCTCGGCGGTGCCTTCCGCGAGTGGTTCGTGCGCGGTCTCACGCTGCTCGTGGTGGCCTGCCCGTGCGCGTTCGTCATCTCGACGCCCGTCTCTGTCGTCTCGGGGGTCACGAGCGCGGCCCGGAACGGCGTCCTCGTGAAGGGCGGCCCGCACCTTGAATCGATGGGTGCGGTCGAGGCCGTCGCCTTCGACAAGACCGGGACGCTGACCGAGGGGAACCTCGCGGTGACCGACGCGGTCCCGCTCGACGGCACCGACGAGTCCGAACTGCTCCGCTGCGCGCACGACCTCGAACGCCGGAGCGAACACCCCATCGCGGAGGCCATCGTGGCGTACGCTCACGAGACCGGCGACCCCCACGACGAGGCGGGCGAGGACCGACCCATCGAGAACTTCGAGAGTCTGACCGGGAAGGGCGTCCGGGCCGACCTCGGCGGCGTGACCCACTACGCCGGAAAGCCCGCGCTCTTCGAGGAACTCGGGTTCGACTTGGGCCACGTCCACCTCTCGACGGACGGCGGTGAGCGAACTACCGGTTCGCGAGCCTCGTCGGACCGCCGGTCCGACGGCGGCGAAGTCGTCGCGGAGGCGGCCGCCGAGAGCAAGTGCGACGACCGCGAGGACTGCCTCGACCTGCTCGCGGACGTGGTACCGCGGTTCCAGCGCGAGGGCAAGACGGTGGTCCTCGTCGGGACCGAGGACGAACTGGAGGGCGTCCTCGCCATCGCCGACGAGGTGCGCCCCGCCGCGCGCGAGACGGTCGCCCGCCTGCAGGAGTTCGGCATCGAGTGCGTCATGCTGACCGGCGACAACGAGGGCACCGCCCGTGCGGTCGCCGAGGAAGTCGGCGTGGACGAGTTCCGGGCCGAACTCCTCCCGGCGCAGAAGGTCGAGGCCGTCGAGGAACTGACCGAGACGCACGGCACGGTGGCGATGGTCGGCGACGGCGTGAACGACGCGCCCGCGCTGGCCGCCGCCACGGTCGGCGTGGCGATGGGCGCAGCCGGGACCGACACCGCCATCGAGACGGCCGACATCGCCCTGCTCGGCGACGACCTCCGGAAGGTGCCGTACCTCTACCGACTCTCGCGGACGGCCAACCGCGTCATCCGGCAGAACATCTGGGCCAGTCTCGCGGTCAAGGCGGTGCTGGCGGTGGGCGCGCCCCTCGGACTCGTCTCGGTGGCGGTGGCCATCGTCGTCGGCGACATGGGGATGAGTCTGGGCGTGACTGGCAACGCGATGCGGCTGGCGTGGGTCGAACCCGAGGAGTAG
- a CDS encoding cysteine hydrolase family protein, with amino-acid sequence MSFDPDSTAVVVVDMQNGFCHPDGSLHAPASEDAIADVTDVVSAARDAGASVVYTRDVHPPEQFEGNHYYDEFERWGEHVLEDSWDAELVADLDVREGDHVVTKHTYDAFYRTDLEGHLDAHGIDDLLLCGTLANVCVLHTAGSAGLRDYRPVLVEDALGYIEADHKEYAVEHSDFLFGEVTTKDEIEFE; translated from the coding sequence ATGAGCTTCGACCCGGACTCGACCGCCGTCGTGGTCGTGGACATGCAGAACGGCTTCTGTCACCCCGACGGGAGTCTCCACGCGCCCGCCAGCGAGGACGCAATCGCCGACGTGACCGACGTGGTCTCGGCCGCGCGCGACGCTGGCGCGTCGGTCGTGTACACCCGCGACGTCCACCCGCCTGAACAGTTCGAGGGCAACCACTACTACGACGAGTTCGAGCGCTGGGGCGAACACGTCCTCGAAGACTCGTGGGACGCCGAACTGGTCGCCGACCTCGACGTGCGCGAGGGCGACCACGTCGTGACGAAGCACACGTACGACGCCTTCTATCGCACGGACCTCGAAGGCCACCTCGACGCGCACGGAATCGACGACCTGCTGCTCTGCGGGACGCTGGCGAACGTCTGCGTCCTCCACACCGCGGGGAGCGCGGGGCTTCGAGATTACCGGCCCGTCCTCGTCGAGGACGCGCTGGGCTACATCGAGGCGGACCACAAGGAGTACGCGGTCGAACACTCGGACTTCCTGTTCGGCGAAGTGACGACGAAAGACGAAATCGAGTTCGAGTAA
- a CDS encoding histone produces MSVELPFAPIDTIIRRNAGELRVSADAAEELARRIQRHGAELAVDAAEHATADGRKTLMSQDFGVEQVVDKESLELPVAPVDRIARLEIDDSYRVAMDARIALADILEDYADNVAEAAAILARHADRRTVKAEDIDTYFELFE; encoded by the coding sequence ATGAGCGTCGAGTTACCGTTCGCGCCGATAGACACGATAATCAGACGGAACGCGGGGGAACTTAGAGTCAGCGCGGACGCCGCCGAGGAGTTGGCTCGGCGGATTCAACGCCACGGGGCCGAACTCGCGGTCGATGCCGCCGAACACGCCACCGCAGACGGTCGCAAGACGCTGATGAGTCAGGACTTCGGCGTCGAGCAGGTGGTGGACAAGGAGAGTCTCGAACTCCCCGTCGCTCCGGTGGACCGCATCGCCCGACTCGAAATCGACGACAGCTACCGAGTCGCCATGGACGCTCGCATCGCGCTGGCGGACATCCTCGAAGACTACGCGGACAACGTCGCCGAGGCGGCCGCCATCCTCGCACGCCACGCCGACCGCCGAACTGTTAAGGCCGAGGACATCGACACGTACTTCGAACTGTTCGAGTGA
- a CDS encoding single-stranded DNA binding protein, with the protein MGAIEDVYADLDADVSLEEFREAVEEKVEQMGGLADEETAAMLIAHEMDEEGGEVESIADIEPGMEEVKFVAKVVGVGDVRTFERDDEDRDEGRVLNVEVADETGSIRITFWDKQADAGEEELEVGDTLRISGRPKEGYNGVEVNVNDAEADDETDVDVQVQDTYRVEDLSLGLSDVNLRGKVLDTDEVRTFDRDDGSEGKVANLKLGDSTGRIRVTLWDERTDRAEELDPGVSVEVVDGYVRERDGSLELHVGNRGAVEEIDEDVEYVPETADIGDLEIGDEVDIGGVVRSTDPKRTFDRDDGSEGQVRNVRVQDETGDLRVALWGEKADIDIAPGDEIQLADIEIQDGWEDDIEGSAGWQSTVTVLGEADPSVGGGASDTGGDGDGASSGTGLDAFGGDDGGATDDGDADTASGADGSDADGEFVEFTGTVVQAGDPIILDDGEETVSVESGADVTLGQKVTARGELRDGTLDAEDVF; encoded by the coding sequence ATGGGCGCGATAGAGGACGTTTACGCCGACCTCGACGCCGACGTATCTCTTGAGGAGTTCCGCGAGGCGGTCGAGGAGAAGGTCGAGCAGATGGGCGGTCTCGCCGACGAGGAGACCGCCGCGATGCTCATCGCCCACGAGATGGACGAGGAGGGCGGCGAAGTCGAGAGCATCGCCGACATCGAACCCGGCATGGAAGAGGTGAAGTTCGTCGCCAAGGTGGTCGGCGTCGGCGACGTTCGGACGTTCGAACGCGACGACGAGGACCGCGACGAGGGCCGCGTACTGAACGTCGAGGTGGCCGACGAGACCGGTTCCATCCGCATCACGTTCTGGGACAAACAGGCCGATGCGGGCGAGGAGGAACTCGAAGTCGGCGACACCCTCCGCATCTCCGGACGACCCAAAGAGGGGTACAACGGCGTGGAGGTCAACGTCAACGACGCCGAGGCCGACGACGAGACCGACGTCGACGTACAGGTTCAGGACACCTACCGCGTCGAGGACCTCTCGCTGGGTCTCTCCGACGTGAACCTCCGCGGCAAGGTGCTGGACACCGACGAGGTGCGCACCTTCGACCGCGACGACGGGTCGGAGGGGAAGGTCGCCAACCTCAAACTCGGCGACTCAACCGGCCGCATCCGAGTGACGCTCTGGGACGAACGCACCGACCGCGCCGAGGAACTCGACCCCGGCGTCTCGGTCGAGGTCGTGGACGGCTACGTCCGGGAGCGCGACGGGAGTCTGGAACTCCACGTCGGCAACCGCGGCGCGGTCGAGGAAATCGACGAGGACGTGGAGTACGTCCCCGAGACCGCCGACATCGGCGACCTCGAAATCGGCGACGAGGTGGACATCGGCGGCGTCGTGCGTTCGACCGACCCCAAGCGCACCTTCGACCGCGACGACGGGTCGGAGGGACAGGTCCGAAACGTCCGGGTTCAGGACGAGACCGGCGACCTCCGGGTCGCGCTCTGGGGCGAGAAGGCCGACATCGACATCGCGCCCGGCGACGAGATTCAGTTGGCCGACATCGAGATTCAGGACGGCTGGGAGGACGACATCGAAGGCTCTGCCGGGTGGCAGTCCACCGTGACCGTCCTCGGCGAGGCCGACCCGTCCGTCGGCGGTGGCGCGAGCGACACCGGCGGTGACGGCGACGGCGCGAGCAGCGGAACGGGTCTGGACGCCTTCGGCGGTGACGACGGAGGCGCAACCGACGACGGCGATGCGGACACTGCTTCCGGTGCAGACGGTAGCGACGCCGACGGCGAGTTCGTCGAGTTCACCGGAACCGTCGTGCAGGCCGGCGACCCGATAATTCTGGACGACGGCGAGGAGACCGTCAGCGTCGAGTCGGGGGCCGACGTGACCCTCGGACAGAAGGTGACCGCGCGCGGCGAACTCCGAGACGGAACACTCGACGCCGAGGACGTGTTCTAA